AAGACCCGGCCTATACCCAATTGTTTGGCAAAGAATTGGCTATCTACGCCCATCAACACGACCATAGCCACGACGAGGCTCCTGATGCTTGAGTTACTGATCCACCCTATCCTGGCTGGAATCATCACCGCCTTTATTGCAGGTCCCTTAGGCTCAATCATGATTTGGCGTCGCATGGCATTTTTTGGAGATACATTGGCCCACTCGGCCCTTGCAGGAATTGCCTTCAGCCTGTTATTGGATACCCCCATCCTCTACGGTTTGCTTTTAATCCCTGTAGGCGTTGCCATCTTCATGGCCCTCGTGCAATCACAAAAAGTGCAATCACAAAAGTTGCTGGCAACAGATACTTGGCTGGCAATTGTCGCCCATGGAACTCTCGCCATTGGCCTAGTTGCCCTTTCCTTTGTGCACGGAGTTCCCGTTGATTTGCACCGCTATTTATTTGGAGACATCTTGGCCGTTGGCCTTGACGAGGTACTCCAAATCACAGCTGGAGGGCTATTAATCTTAGCCACTCTTGCCATCATCTGGCGCCCACTTCTTTCCATGACAATAAACGAAGATTTGGCGGCGGTGGATGGAATTTCCCTGATTAGGACACGTCTTATATTCATGATGCTGGTCGCACTAACTGTCACCGTAGCCATTAAAGTCATCGGCGTTCTATTGCTAACCGCCCTATTGCTGATTCCAGCTGCAAGCGCCCGGCGCTTTTCCAAAACACCCGAACAGATGGCAGGAATTGCCACTGCAATGTGCTTGGCTTCGGTGCTGTTGGGATTTTATGGGTCAGTGTCTTTTGACACGCCCACAGCTCCGTCAATTGTCGTTGCCGCCCTTGGTATTTTTGCCGGCACCAGCGTGGTGCGGCAAGGGAGGTAACGCCAATACGCAGTACATTTTTATTGGTGGGGCTCTGCCCATAAGCGCTAACTTAATTTGGTGCAAAAAAGCTTCATGGTTATTAAATTCAAAATTCAATTTAGGCTAAATAAACCCAATTGGAATCGCATCAACGTTCTTGGAAACAGGCAGAAGATTTTTCACAAAGCAAAGTAATCCTCCATAGCCAATGGGAGTGCTTAAGGTTTTTAGAGCCTCAAACCCCTTGCTATTCACTTTTTGCAGAGCTGCTGACTTCTTGACTTCAATGGGGTAAAGCACCCCATTCTCTTCAATAAGTAAATCAACTTCACGCTTTTCCTTATCTCGATAATAATAAACTCTGGGAGTTCGACCATTATGTAGATACGATTTTATGATTTCGGAAACAACATAGCTCTCTAATATGGTGCCAGACATAGCACCACGCTCTAAAACATCAGCATTAAGCCAGCCGGTTAGGAAGCAGCAGAGTCCAGTGTCCATGAAATGAAGTTTAGGGGTTTTAATCAGCCGTTTTAAATGGTTATTAGAATATGGTTGTAGTAAATAAATAATACCTGATGCTTGCAGCACCCCTAACCACGCCTTTACAGTTGGTTCACTCACCCCAACATTACGAGCTACGTTTGCATAATTAACCATTTGTCCCGTATGAGCCGCTACAACTTGCATGAATTTGTGGAAAGTGACCTGATCAGTAATTTGTAGGTACTCACGCACATCGCGTTGAATATATGTGGCCACATAAGACTCATAGAAACGCTCCCAATTTTTCCCATTGTCCATCACTACATCCGGATAAGATCCTCGCCAGATTTTAAAAAAGTGATCTGGCAAAGTTAGAACCTGCGCACTTTGTTGCCGCTCTTTGATTATTTCCCAAGTTGGAAGAAATGGAGCACTATTAGCGCGATTCTGCTCTTCCGCAAGAGAAATACCTTGAAGGTTCAAAACAGCAACTCGTCCTGCAAGAGATTCCCTCACATTTTTCATCATGTCAAATTGCTGTGATCCAGTCAGCCAAAACATGCCTGGTTGTTTGCTTTGATCAACTGCAATTTTGATGTAGGGAAACAAATTGGGAGCATACTGCACTTCATCAATCAAAGTGGGCAACCGCAACCGCTCGATAAAGCTAGCAGGATCTTCCTGAGCAGCGGTACGCATGTTGATGTCATCCAACGTCACGTAAGAACGTCTATCTTTTTGAATTTCTTGCAGCAGTGTTGTTTTGCCAACTTGTCTGGGACCTGTGAGCAGTAAAACACGAAAACTAAGGCTTGCATCTTCAATAGCTGAGCGAAGAGTGCGTTTTATATACGTATCCACATCCATCTCGACTAATCTAAAGTCTGATTTTATATTAGTCGAATAGTGCTAGGGTGTCAACCAACTTCAAGTGTGGCTGCAAACCGTTCGCGCTAACTCTAACATCGCCAATTTTTTTGCTTGCTGGAGATCAGTCTTGCCACTGGCCAGCAACGGCAATTCAGGTACGAGGATGAAATTCGCTTGTGCTGGAATCCAAAGCTTTGGTAGATCGCGCCCGTTGAGTTTTTGCCATAGATCTTGAGGCTTAAGTGACGCGTGGCTGTAGATAACAGCAAGTTGCTCTCCTTTTTTCTCATCTGGGATTGAAACAACGATTGCAAGCGGTCACCCAAGGATGGCGTTGATCTCTTCTTCGATTTTAATATGGGGCACCATTTCCCCCCCCCTATTTTACTAAATCGAGTCAGTCGATCGACGATCGTAATAAATCCGCCCTCATCCACCTTAGCCATGTCTCCGGTAATGTACCAACCTTCCCGTGTAAAGGCCTGCTTTGTCTTTTCGGGTTGGTTTAAGTAGCCTTGCATACAACTGCCGCCGTTAACCAGCAACATGCCAGCATGTCCAAAGGGGATGGGCGCAAAAGTTTCGGGGTCTACAATTCGAGTTGCCACCCCTGGAAGTGTGGTGCCTACAGTTGCAAATTTGTGCCCCTTTTGAATCCATCCAGGACTATGTCGGACATTGGGAGTATTAATAGCGACCACAGGTCCGGTTTCTGTGCAGCCATATCCTTCAAAAAGTTCAATGTCAAATTTGCTCTTAAAGTCCTGTGCAATTGAAGGCCTGAGTTTTTCAGCGCCAACCACTGCATATCTGAACAACGGCAAAAAATTAGTTTTAAGCAGACGCGCTTCGCGCGACTTAATTGATGGTACCAGCCCCAAACGCCTTAGATATTTATGAAAAGCCTAGAGGTTATTCTTTTACAAAATGCTCAAAGGACAGGTGAAGGAGTGGCAAATTACATTGGTAAATGAGCACTTTGAGCGTACCAGGAGACGGAAATCTTCATCTGTCTTCAGCAGTATAGAGCAGTTTCATTTTTGCATACTGTATGGCTGATAATGTGGTTGTTAAAAATTTCTCTTCACTCACAATCTCATGGCGTGCGAGGTTGTCTTGGTAATAATTAATAAATCTTCCAATTAATTTCTGTTCTTCAGCCTTGTCATTTTCTCTGAACTGGATGTCTATATAAGTAATAAAATGAAGACTGTCAAAAACTTTCTCTGTTGTTTCTGTGCTAATTGATGAAGGCATGAGTTTTAAAAATATTTTTCTATGCTCTTCCGAAAACTTAGAAAGGGTGCAGATTATATTATTTCGTATCATTGATGTATCCGTAGGTTTTAGAAGTACTTTTACCTGCTTTACAAAATCAGATCTCATATCTTTTTTAATGCTTTTCTCAA
This genomic stretch from Pseudomonadota bacterium harbors:
- a CDS encoding ATP-binding protein, encoding MDTYIKRTLRSAIEDASLSFRVLLLTGPRQVGKTTLLQEIQKDRRSYVTLDDINMRTAAQEDPASFIERLRLPTLIDEVQYAPNLFPYIKIAVDQSKQPGMFWLTGSQQFDMMKNVRESLAGRVAVLNLQGISLAEEQNRANSAPFLPTWEIIKERQQSAQVLTLPDHFFKIWRGSYPDVVMDNGKNWERFYESYVATYIQRDVREYLQITDQVTFHKFMQVVAAHTGQMVNYANVARNVGVSEPTVKAWLGVLQASGIIYLLQPYSNNHLKRLIKTPKLHFMDTGLCCFLTGWLNADVLERGAMSGTILESYVVSEIIKSYLHNGRTPRVYYYRDKEKREVDLLIEENGVLYPIEVKKSAALQKVNSKGFEALKTLSTPIGYGGLLCFVKNLLPVSKNVDAIPIGFI
- a CDS encoding metal ABC transporter permease, translated to MLELLIHPILAGIITAFIAGPLGSIMIWRRMAFFGDTLAHSALAGIAFSLLLDTPILYGLLLIPVGVAIFMALVQSQKVQSQKLLATDTWLAIVAHGTLAIGLVALSFVHGVPVDLHRYLFGDILAVGLDEVLQITAGGLLILATLAIIWRPLLSMTINEDLAAVDGISLIRTRLIFMMLVALTVTVAIKVIGVLLLTALLLIPAASARRFSKTPEQMAGIATAMCLASVLLGFYGSVSFDTPTAPSIVVAALGIFAGTSVVRQGR
- a CDS encoding AMP-binding protein, translated to MGLVPSIKSREARLLKTNFLPLFRYAVVGAEKLRPSIAQDFKSKFDIELFEGYGCTETGPVVAINTPNVRHSPGWIQKGHKFATVGTTLPGVATRIVDPETFAPIPFGHAGMLLVNGGSCMQGYLNQPEKTKQAFTREGWYITGDMAKVDEGGFITIVDRLTRFSKIGGGKWCPILKSKKRSTPSLGDRLQSLFQSQMRKKESNLLLSTATRHLSLKIYGKNSTGAIYQSFGFQHKRISSSYLNCRCWPVARLISSKQKNWRC